The DNA segment ACGGTGAAGAAGGTGGTGCAGCGATTGAACTGCTGACGTAAAAAGCCATCGCGCAAATGGTCAGTATTGATTTGAAGATGTTCAAATTCACACTCCTTGATATTACAGCTTATCTCATTCGGTAGGGCGGGTACAACTTATTGCCGCATTCTTAACCGGCGCACACCAGCAAGCTGTGAAAGAACCCACAAAGGTATTATAGTTACCTTGTGAAGATTATTCAAGCACCGGTATGTGTAAAGAATCTGTATCAGGAGGGTTTTACAGTGATTCTCGCACATCCTTAGCGTCAGAAGTGGCCTGTTCCAGGCTCTTCTTTAGACGGCGGTTTCGAAAAAATGCCTGGAGCTGCTCCCGGCACTCTTCCTGCAGGACGCCTTTAGTGTTTTCAATGTGGTGATTAAGCCGATCATCTTGCACAATGTTGTATATGCTGCCGCACGAGCCCGTTTTCGGATCCTCCGTACCGAAAACGAGTCGATCCATACGGGCCAGAACCAGTGCGCCCGCACACATCGGGCAAGGTTCCAGCGTGACGTAGACCGTACAGCCGTGCAGCCGCCATGTCCCCAGGAATTCCGCCGCCTGCGTCAGGGCAATTATCTCCGCGTGCGCGGTGGGGTCATTTAACTGTTCACGTTCATTATATGCTTTAGCGATAACACGACCTTCATGCACAATAACACAGCCGATAGGTACATCACCGTTTTCCTCGGCAATATAGGCCTGATCGATGGCCTTTCGCATGTAGTCTTGGTCGATATTGATTTGGTCGACTGAATTCATCGCTTCCCCTGGCACAATAAGCGCATAAAAAAATACCCCCAAGGGGACTCGAACCCCTGTTACCGGGATGAGAACCCGGCGTCCTAGGCCGCTAGACGATGGGGGCATTAAAATGCCGAAAAATAGCGGCGGATGGATTCGAACCATCGACCCTGGGCTTATGAATCCCATGCTCTAACCAACTGAGCTACGCCGCCATACAAAACCTGCGTCGAAAAGAGGCCGTTAGTTTACACAGAAAATGCTCTTCTGCAAGCAAAATTTCGCGTATTTTGTTCAAAATATCGCCCTTGAAATGTATATTGACCTTTCCTATGCGTATTGAGAAGGCTTCTTGACTGAGAAGATGACAGAGGTATAATTCCACTTTGCTTTGCTTTTGAATTATGTTGATGAATGGGAGTGCAAGTTGGCGAAAAAACAACAAAAGAAAACAGCTAAGGGCGGCAAAAAATCTCTCTGTGACAAGTGCACCGGTCTATGCTGCAGGTATTTTGCACTTCCGATCGATACGCCGGAGGATTGGGACGATTACGATGATATCCGCTGGTATCTCAATCATGAGGATATAACGGTTTTCGTCGAGGACGGCGACTGGTATGTGCAGGTGGCGAACAAGTGCAAGTATCTGTCCGAGGACGATTATAAATGTCAGATGTACGAGACACGTCCCAAAATTTGCCGCGGCTACAGCACGGAAAATTGCGATTTCACCAGCGACGATTACGACTACGAGCTGCATTTCACCGACGAGCATCAGATGGAAGAATACATGAAGATCAAATTCGGACCGAAGGTTTTCGACAAGCTCAATCCTCGAAAACGCAAGAAAAAGGCGAAGAAACGCAAAGCCAGATAGCAAAAG comes from the Anaerohalosphaera lusitana genome and includes:
- the tadA gene encoding tRNA adenosine(34) deaminase TadA, whose translation is MNSVDQINIDQDYMRKAIDQAYIAEENGDVPIGCVIVHEGRVIAKAYNEREQLNDPTAHAEIIALTQAAEFLGTWRLHGCTVYVTLEPCPMCAGALVLARMDRLVFGTEDPKTGSCGSIYNIVQDDRLNHHIENTKGVLQEECREQLQAFFRNRRLKKSLEQATSDAKDVRESL
- a CDS encoding YkgJ family cysteine cluster protein, with the translated sequence MAKKQQKKTAKGGKKSLCDKCTGLCCRYFALPIDTPEDWDDYDDIRWYLNHEDITVFVEDGDWYVQVANKCKYLSEDDYKCQMYETRPKICRGYSTENCDFTSDDYDYELHFTDEHQMEEYMKIKFGPKVFDKLNPRKRKKKAKKRKAR